A single region of the Salvia miltiorrhiza cultivar Shanhuang (shh) chromosome 8, IMPLAD_Smil_shh, whole genome shotgun sequence genome encodes:
- the LOC130998969 gene encoding probable WRKY transcription factor 43, which yields MQEHHLFAPFQTPSFFPDSFPEMDQIRSQTLQNSVPKFEEDCKVDNSRNKRGNYERRKMSFPQRFAFQTRSQEDILDDGYRWRKYGQKSVKNSKFPRSYYRCTHPTCNVKKQVERLSKDSSIVMTTYEGTHNHPSEKLMQSLTPLLQQIHFLTSANKSSIV from the exons ATGCAAGAACATCATCTCTTTGCGCCATTTCAAACACCTTCCTTTTTCCCAGATTCTTTTCCAGAAATGGATCAGATTCGGAGCCAAACGCTGCAAAATTCTGTGCCTAAATTTGAGGAAGATTGCAAAGTTGATAACAGCAGAAACAAAAGAGGAAATTATGAGAGGAGAAAAATGAGTTTTCCGCAGCGGTTTGCGTTTCAGACAAGGAGCCAAGAGGATATACTTGATGATGGCTATCGCTGGAGAAAATATGGCCAAAAATCTGTCAAGAATAGCAAGTTTCCTAG GAGCTACTATCGATGCACGCACCCCACATGCAATGTGAAGAAACAAGTAGAGAGGCTAAGCAAAGACAGCAGCATTGTTATGACAACCTACGAGGGAACTCACAACCATCCATCTGAGAAGCTCATGCAATCTCTAACTCCTCTTCTTCAACAGATTCACTTCCTCACTTCTGCTAATAAATCATCTATAGTTTAA